The following are encoded together in the Flavobacterium sp. TR2 genome:
- the rimO gene encoding 30S ribosomal protein S12 methylthiotransferase RimO, translated as MRTKSLKKNKINVITLGCSKNVYDSEVLMGQLRANGKEVEHEAPAEKEGNIIVINTCGFIDNAKAESVNMILEYADKKDKGLVDKVFVTGCLSERYRPDLEKEIPNVDQYFGTTELPLLLKALGADYKNELLGERLTTTPKNYAYLKIAEGCDRPCSFCAIPLMRGSHVSQPIEKLVKEAEGLAKNGVKELILIAQDLTYYGLDLYKKRNLAELLEALVKVEGIEWIRLHYAFPTGFPMDVLEVMKREPKICNYIDIPLQHISDSILKSMRRGTTQAKTTQLLKDFRAAVPGMAIRTTLIVGYPGETQEDFEILKDFVQEMKFDRMGCFAYSHEENTHAYLLEDDVPDDVKQARANEIMELQSQISWDLNQEKVGKVYKCIIDRKEGAHFVGRTEFDSPDVDNEVLIDASKHYVKTGEFVNIKIIEATEFDLYGEPA; from the coding sequence ATGAGAACCAAGTCTTTAAAAAAGAACAAAATTAACGTAATCACTCTTGGGTGTTCAAAAAATGTTTATGATAGTGAAGTCCTAATGGGACAGCTTCGCGCGAATGGAAAAGAAGTTGAACACGAAGCTCCTGCAGAAAAAGAAGGAAACATTATTGTAATTAACACTTGCGGATTTATTGATAATGCTAAAGCAGAATCGGTAAATATGATTTTGGAATATGCAGATAAAAAAGACAAAGGACTTGTAGACAAAGTTTTTGTAACAGGATGTTTGTCTGAGCGTTACAGACCGGATTTAGAAAAGGAAATTCCGAATGTTGACCAATATTTTGGAACAACAGAATTACCTCTGCTATTAAAAGCTCTTGGTGCAGACTATAAGAATGAATTACTTGGAGAGCGTCTGACTACAACTCCAAAAAATTATGCTTATTTGAAAATTGCAGAAGGATGCGACAGACCATGCAGTTTTTGCGCAATTCCGCTAATGAGAGGTTCTCATGTTTCTCAGCCAATTGAAAAATTGGTTAAAGAAGCAGAAGGTCTAGCTAAAAACGGAGTTAAAGAATTAATCTTAATTGCTCAAGACTTAACTTATTACGGTCTTGACTTATACAAAAAAAGAAATCTTGCCGAATTACTTGAAGCATTAGTAAAAGTGGAAGGAATTGAATGGATTCGTTTACACTACGCTTTCCCTACTGGTTTCCCAATGGATGTTTTGGAAGTGATGAAACGCGAACCTAAAATCTGTAACTACATTGATATTCCGCTACAGCATATTTCTGATTCGATTTTAAAATCAATGCGTCGCGGTACAACTCAAGCCAAAACGACTCAATTATTAAAAGATTTCCGTGCAGCGGTTCCTGGAATGGCAATTAGAACTACTCTTATTGTAGGTTATCCAGGTGAAACTCAAGAAGATTTTGAAATTCTTAAAGACTTTGTTCAGGAGATGAAATTTGACAGAATGGGATGTTTTGCTTATTCTCATGAAGAAAATACCCACGCCTATTTATTAGAAGATGATGTTCCAGATGATGTAAAACAAGCTAGAGCAAACGAAATTATGGAGCTTCAATCTCAAATTTCTTGGGATCTGAATCAGGAAAAAGTTGGCAAAGTCTATAAATGCATCATTGACAGAAAAGAAGGTGCTCATTTTGTGGGCCGTACCGAGTTTGATAGCCCAGATGTTGATAACGAAGTTTTAATCGATGCCTCTAAACATTATGTAAAAACAGGCGAATTTGTTAATATCAAAATAATTGAAGCTACAGAATTTGATTTATACGGGGAACCTGCTTAA
- a CDS encoding N-acetylmuramoyl-L-alanine amidase, which translates to MTKKLFCYLILAAIISACSTNPYKNTEKAYDQQLKNLENQITSKEAKPIPAVSPVVIDTSYAQQLRIVKDTLSKTNSTYLQNGINTEWIGTVNFNLRKPSFVIIHHTAQDSLQQTINTFTKTKTQVSAHYVISENGKVVQMLNDYLRAWHAGNSTWGKTTDLNSCSIGIELDNNGFKPFTEAQISSLVALLTKLKKDYNIPTQNFLGHADIAPGRKQDPSALFPWKTLAEKGFGIWPDEVLEPAPFDFKIEPALRIIGYNTKNLTAAIQAFKLHYIQTDATSVLDRKTIDTIYSIYKKQVQ; encoded by the coding sequence ATGACAAAAAAACTTTTTTGTTATCTGATTTTAGCAGCTATTATCAGTGCTTGTTCTACAAATCCGTACAAGAATACTGAAAAAGCTTATGATCAGCAGCTGAAAAATTTGGAAAACCAGATTACAAGCAAAGAGGCCAAGCCAATCCCTGCAGTTTCTCCTGTTGTGATTGATACTTCTTATGCACAGCAGTTGAGAATTGTGAAAGACACCTTATCAAAGACAAATTCTACTTATTTGCAGAACGGAATCAACACTGAATGGATTGGTACGGTAAATTTCAATTTAAGAAAACCAAGTTTCGTAATTATTCATCATACAGCTCAAGATTCTCTTCAGCAGACGATTAATACTTTTACAAAAACAAAAACTCAGGTAAGCGCGCACTATGTCATTTCTGAAAACGGAAAAGTAGTGCAAATGCTTAATGACTATTTGAGAGCATGGCACGCCGGAAATTCTACTTGGGGGAAAACAACCGATTTAAACTCCTGCTCAATCGGAATCGAATTGGACAATAACGGATTTAAACCTTTTACTGAGGCACAAATTAGTAGTTTAGTGGCTTTGTTAACCAAACTAAAAAAGGATTACAACATTCCGACACAAAACTTTTTAGGCCACGCTGACATTGCTCCAGGAAGAAAACAAGATCCGAGCGCCTTATTTCCGTGGAAAACCTTAGCAGAAAAAGGATTTGGAATTTGGCCAGACGAAGTCTTAGAACCTGCACCATTCGATTTTAAAATTGAGCCTGCACTAAGAATTATCGGTTACAATACCAAGAATTTAACTGCTGCAATTCAAGCATTCAAACTGCATTACATTCAAACCGATGCAACCTCAGTCTTAGACAGAAAAACAATTGATACTATTTATTCGATTTATAAAAAGCAAGTTCAATAA
- a CDS encoding porin, which translates to MKKAFHILAAMLTSSFAFAQEEEAAAPATTWGGSADAYYKYDFSKQMNGLTSFTNSQNSFELGMASIEAGHTFGKASVFVDLGFGKRAAEFSYNETPDKDASAKFMIKQLYFTYNLTDEFKVVAGSFGTHIGYEVLDAVDNKNYSMSYAFSYGPFFNTGVKAQYTSGKFTAMLGLTNPTDFKSAMDAGSYQKTFIGQVGYIGDTGSAYLNFTTGSTNPIPGSTIPVSDENKTQFDLTASKAISDSFSLGLNATYAKTTNDFDSNLDGDWFSLVGYATYSFKPALLLAYRMEYFDAKNAAPSLGTLSGSSVFANTVSLNYKVGKLTIIPELRYDAASEDIFLDKDALPTGGSFYALIATTYSF; encoded by the coding sequence ATGAAAAAAGCATTTCACATTTTAGCCGCGATGTTAACAAGTTCTTTTGCCTTTGCCCAAGAAGAGGAAGCAGCCGCTCCAGCAACCACATGGGGGGGCTCTGCAGATGCGTACTATAAATATGATTTTTCAAAACAAATGAATGGATTAACGAGCTTTACCAACTCACAGAATTCATTCGAATTAGGAATGGCATCGATTGAAGCGGGTCATACTTTTGGAAAAGCTTCTGTTTTTGTAGACTTAGGTTTCGGAAAAAGAGCAGCAGAATTTTCATATAACGAAACGCCAGATAAAGATGCAAGCGCAAAATTTATGATTAAACAATTATATTTTACATACAATTTAACCGATGAATTTAAAGTAGTAGCGGGTAGTTTCGGAACCCATATCGGTTATGAGGTGTTGGATGCAGTAGATAATAAAAACTACAGTATGTCATATGCGTTTTCTTACGGGCCGTTTTTTAACACTGGGGTAAAAGCGCAATACACTTCTGGCAAATTTACAGCAATGTTAGGATTAACCAACCCGACAGACTTTAAATCGGCTATGGATGCAGGTTCTTATCAAAAAACATTTATCGGACAAGTGGGGTATATAGGAGATACAGGAAGCGCTTATTTGAATTTTACAACAGGAAGCACTAACCCAATACCGGGAAGTACAATTCCGGTTTCTGATGAAAATAAAACGCAGTTTGATTTAACAGCTTCGAAAGCAATTTCAGATAGTTTTTCGCTTGGATTAAATGCAACGTATGCTAAAACAACAAACGATTTTGATAGTAATTTAGACGGAGATTGGTTTTCTTTGGTAGGATATGCTACTTATTCTTTCAAACCAGCATTGCTTTTGGCTTACAGAATGGAATATTTTGATGCTAAAAATGCAGCTCCAAGTTTAGGAACATTGTCAGGATCAAGCGTATTTGCCAACACAGTTTCTTTAAACTACAAAGTTGGAAAACTTACTATAATTCCTGAGCTAAGATACGACGCGGCATCTGAAGATATATTTTTAGATAAAGATGCATTGCCAACAGGCGGAAGCTTCTACGCTCTAATTGCAACAACATACTCTTTCTAG
- a CDS encoding glycoside hydrolase family 5 protein: MKLKFWYAAFSLLLFVNVSKGQFVKKYGQLSVVGTQLVDKDNNPIVLRGLSFGWHSMWPRFYNEKAVSWLKKDFNCNVVRAAMGIELGDYSYMKDPQFSKEKIEAVVNGAIKSDIYVIIDWHSHNINLKEAKQFFAEMSKKYAKYPNIIYEVFNEPDYETWWEVKNYAEEIIRVIRENDPNNIILVGCPHWDQDIDLPAEDPIRDYTNIMYTMHFYAATHGKELRDRTDLAIKRGLPVFISESAGMEASGDGPLNYKAWQEYIDWMESKKLSWITWSVSDKEETCSILKKSAKSDGKWKDEDLKDSGIKVREYLRKYNKEE, encoded by the coding sequence ATGAAATTAAAGTTTTGGTATGCCGCCTTTTCGCTTTTGCTGTTTGTAAATGTTTCAAAAGGACAATTTGTAAAAAAATATGGTCAGTTAAGTGTTGTTGGAACCCAGCTAGTAGATAAAGATAATAACCCAATTGTCCTTCGCGGATTGAGTTTTGGATGGCATAGTATGTGGCCGAGATTTTATAATGAAAAAGCAGTAAGCTGGCTAAAAAAAGATTTTAACTGCAATGTAGTTCGAGCTGCAATGGGAATTGAACTTGGCGATTACTCTTATATGAAGGACCCGCAATTTTCTAAAGAAAAAATAGAGGCAGTTGTAAACGGCGCTATAAAATCGGATATATACGTAATTATAGATTGGCATAGCCATAATATAAATTTGAAAGAAGCCAAACAGTTTTTTGCAGAAATGTCAAAAAAGTATGCCAAGTATCCTAATATTATCTATGAAGTGTTTAATGAGCCGGATTATGAAACTTGGTGGGAAGTAAAAAATTATGCAGAAGAAATCATTAGGGTAATCCGTGAAAACGATCCCAATAATATTATTCTGGTCGGCTGTCCGCATTGGGATCAAGATATTGATCTTCCGGCTGAAGATCCCATAAGAGACTATACCAATATAATGTATACCATGCACTTTTATGCGGCGACACATGGCAAAGAATTGAGAGATAGAACAGATTTGGCTATTAAGAGAGGTCTTCCAGTTTTTATTTCTGAATCTGCTGGAATGGAAGCCTCAGGTGATGGACCCTTAAATTATAAAGCTTGGCAGGAATATATAGATTGGATGGAATCTAAGAAACTAAGCTGGATTACTTGGTCAGTATCAGATAAAGAGGAAACCTGTTCTATTCTAAAGAAATCAGCCAAATCTGACGGAAAATGGAAAGATGAGGATTTAAAAGATTCTGGAATTAAAGTCAGAGAATATTTAAGAAAATATAATAAAGAGGAATAA
- a CDS encoding glycoside hydrolase family 27 protein, with protein MKKIILGLLVGISSLAFSQGNTHKQQAGKFEGLAMTPPMGWNSWNTFATNIDEKLVKETADIMVASGLAAAGYNYIVLDDGWMTHERDANGDLVPDPQKFPNGMKALIDYVHSKGLKFGLYNCAGTKTCAGYPGTRGYEYQDARFYAKLGIDFLKYDWCNTEGITAKEAYATMSNALKTAGRPIVFSLCEWGDNQPWEWGKPIGNLWRISGDIYPCFDCEFKHPENWSSWGFMKIADMRKDIRKYSGPDHWNDFDMMEVGNEMNDTEDKTHFAMWCMLSSPLFTGNDYRKMSKETLAILTNKEMLAVNQDKLGIQGFKYAVLDGVEVWVKPLSDKAWAVSFVNRTETSKIINFDWKKNKIKDTDFGYEADFSSTIFKIKDLWKNKEIGSTKKAFTAKIASHDVVTLKLIP; from the coding sequence ATGAAAAAAATAATTTTAGGATTACTTGTAGGTATTTCGAGTCTTGCTTTCAGTCAAGGCAACACACATAAACAGCAGGCTGGAAAATTTGAAGGATTGGCCATGACACCTCCAATGGGATGGAATTCGTGGAATACTTTTGCAACCAATATTGATGAAAAATTAGTAAAAGAAACTGCCGATATTATGGTTGCATCCGGTTTGGCTGCCGCGGGTTACAATTACATTGTCTTGGATGATGGCTGGATGACGCACGAGCGCGATGCCAATGGTGATTTAGTGCCCGATCCACAAAAATTTCCAAACGGAATGAAAGCGCTTATCGATTATGTGCATAGCAAAGGCTTGAAATTTGGGCTGTACAATTGTGCAGGAACCAAAACCTGTGCGGGCTATCCGGGAACGAGAGGCTACGAATACCAAGATGCTAGATTTTATGCAAAACTCGGAATTGATTTTTTGAAATACGATTGGTGCAATACCGAAGGAATCACGGCAAAAGAAGCGTATGCCACAATGAGTAATGCATTAAAGACAGCTGGCAGGCCAATTGTTTTTAGTCTCTGCGAATGGGGAGACAATCAGCCGTGGGAATGGGGAAAGCCAATTGGAAATCTTTGGAGGATATCAGGAGATATTTATCCATGTTTTGACTGCGAATTCAAACATCCAGAAAATTGGTCGTCGTGGGGATTCATGAAAATTGCCGATATGAGAAAAGATATCCGCAAATATTCTGGGCCAGATCACTGGAATGATTTTGATATGATGGAAGTTGGAAACGAAATGAATGATACTGAAGACAAAACGCATTTTGCAATGTGGTGTATGCTTTCGTCACCGTTATTTACAGGAAATGATTATAGAAAAATGTCAAAAGAGACTTTGGCAATTTTGACAAATAAAGAGATGCTGGCAGTAAATCAGGACAAATTAGGTATTCAAGGATTTAAGTATGCAGTTTTAGATGGAGTGGAAGTATGGGTAAAACCGCTTTCAGATAAGGCTTGGGCTGTAAGTTTTGTAAACAGAACCGAAACGTCAAAAATAATTAACTTTGATTGGAAGAAGAACAAAATCAAAGACACTGATTTTGGATATGAAGCTGATTTCAGCAGCACCATCTTCAAAATAAAAGACCTTTGGAAAAACAAAGAAATTGGAAGTACAAAAAAGGCTTTCACAGCCAAAATTGCATCACATGATGTTGTAACCTTGAAATTAATCCCTTAA
- a CDS encoding IPT/TIG domain-containing protein — translation MKNIKIKYLLPFIAMAFMVLGVFSSCDNDDSSGSSGAPVITSVAKSVEGDLIPVTIGDPKNYYIIQGKGLAGVTKIYFNDFDTYFNPTLVTDTAIFVLIDEKTPYADASNKLKVVTKQGTVLYDFVVAPPTPKFGSYNPINAADGDVVTIYGDYFLDPIVKVGTANAEIISSSLTEIKFKMPANSLDKYVSVTNISGTTTSEEAVGSALYDDVLQGDAGHWMWSGSDTFDTNFKDDVVQGQAAIKFVFGGWNGADMKFNTRDVSKYKAFRVKVKSVSTNTDASVIFVFGGWAYQIKKPLTNKWTTIEIPFSEIGNPTTFDQLTLQESGNFGGNTILMDDMGFVLK, via the coding sequence ATGAAAAATATAAAAATAAAATACCTTTTGCCTTTCATTGCAATGGCATTTATGGTACTGGGCGTATTTTCATCATGTGACAATGATGATTCTTCAGGAAGTTCTGGGGCGCCTGTAATAACAAGTGTAGCAAAATCTGTTGAAGGCGATTTGATCCCGGTTACAATTGGAGACCCTAAAAACTATTATATCATTCAAGGAAAAGGACTTGCTGGGGTTACAAAAATTTATTTTAATGATTTTGATACGTATTTTAATCCTACGCTCGTTACTGATACTGCCATTTTTGTTTTAATTGACGAAAAAACGCCGTATGCAGATGCAAGCAACAAATTAAAAGTGGTTACAAAGCAAGGAACAGTTTTGTATGATTTTGTTGTTGCCCCGCCAACGCCTAAGTTTGGAAGCTATAACCCAATAAATGCAGCAGATGGCGATGTGGTTACCATTTATGGGGATTATTTCCTTGATCCTATAGTTAAGGTTGGAACTGCAAATGCAGAGATAATTTCTTCATCATTAACAGAGATTAAATTTAAAATGCCAGCAAATTCTTTAGATAAGTATGTAAGTGTTACCAATATTTCAGGAACTACTACATCTGAAGAAGCAGTCGGGTCAGCTTTGTATGATGATGTGCTTCAAGGTGATGCAGGACATTGGATGTGGAGCGGAAGTGATACTTTTGATACTAATTTTAAAGATGATGTAGTGCAGGGACAAGCGGCAATTAAGTTTGTTTTCGGAGGATGGAATGGAGCCGACATGAAATTTAACACAAGAGATGTTTCTAAATACAAAGCCTTTAGAGTAAAAGTAAAAAGCGTTTCTACTAATACAGATGCCAGCGTGATATTTGTTTTTGGCGGATGGGCGTATCAAATTAAAAAGCCGTTAACAAACAAATGGACTACAATTGAAATTCCGTTTTCTGAAATTGGAAACCCAACTACGTTTGATCAGCTGACGCTTCAGGAATCTGGAAATTTTGGAGGAAATACAATTCTAATGGATGATATGGGATTTGTTTTAAAATAA
- a CDS encoding RagB/SusD family nutrient uptake outer membrane protein, with translation MKKKSFLNRYSLLLMAVTFLAFGSCQDEFTDRPSEDGISLDSYYSTDDQVASATNGMYSRTWFQMYNKFWWALEVGSGNMYSGSPDVSGLRTFSLNGSDPELVNGWSSLWANVQQSNMIINFLTARVGPGVSRDVLNNTMGEAYFMRATAYFDLVRLWGPVPIIENPLDYTSNPYVNTNTVEDIYKLITSDYLKAIDLLVAKNRGANYANNGHVSKGSAKAMLAKVYLYQKDYAKARTMAEDVINSGEFKLLGGDQLPGKSFADLFTYANNNNEESIFALQWKGDGAYGSANNCNTQFGFQDGTLSTSNASYAGVFGPSQEVMLSLYDAGDLRKHETVMTGGDTYPNIKTTQGIGFTVPSGKDLAQASGGAIKKYCIGVVNGNVTGQADGWAMMDNNTYVMRYAELLLIHAEAVLAGGASTSDAAALSSINAVRKRAGLAALTSITFDDIFLERRKELCFEGDYWFDLGRIDKAKAIAIMSAQNRGDRYGERHYTPVYSEDHATNDFYMDYPDNEVAKNPKLLQAPVPYTFK, from the coding sequence ATGAAAAAGAAATCTTTTTTAAATAGATATAGCCTGCTTTTAATGGCAGTGACATTTTTGGCTTTCGGATCTTGTCAGGATGAATTTACTGATAGGCCTTCTGAAGATGGAATAAGTTTGGATTCGTACTACAGCACAGACGATCAGGTGGCATCAGCAACAAATGGTATGTACAGTAGAACTTGGTTTCAAATGTATAATAAATTTTGGTGGGCGCTAGAAGTAGGATCTGGAAATATGTATTCTGGTTCTCCTGACGTAAGCGGATTAAGAACTTTCTCTTTAAACGGAAGCGATCCCGAATTGGTAAACGGATGGTCTTCTTTATGGGCAAATGTACAGCAGTCTAATATGATTATTAATTTCCTTACTGCAAGAGTTGGGCCAGGAGTTTCTCGAGATGTCTTGAATAATACTATGGGGGAAGCTTATTTTATGAGGGCCACTGCTTATTTTGATTTAGTGAGACTTTGGGGGCCAGTGCCAATCATTGAAAACCCGTTAGATTACACGAGCAATCCTTATGTAAATACAAATACAGTTGAAGATATCTATAAATTAATCACATCTGATTATTTAAAGGCAATTGATTTATTGGTGGCAAAAAACAGAGGCGCCAATTATGCCAATAACGGGCACGTTTCCAAAGGTTCTGCAAAAGCAATGCTGGCAAAAGTATATTTGTACCAAAAAGACTATGCAAAAGCCAGAACAATGGCAGAAGATGTTATCAATAGCGGTGAGTTTAAACTATTAGGAGGGGATCAGCTTCCTGGGAAAAGTTTTGCTGATTTGTTTACATATGCAAACAATAATAACGAAGAGTCAATTTTTGCGCTTCAATGGAAAGGAGACGGTGCTTATGGATCTGCAAATAACTGTAACACGCAATTCGGGTTTCAAGATGGCACATTGTCAACTTCTAATGCATCTTATGCTGGAGTTTTTGGACCAAGCCAAGAAGTGATGCTTTCTCTATATGATGCTGGCGATTTAAGAAAACATGAAACCGTAATGACAGGCGGTGATACTTACCCAAACATCAAAACTACGCAAGGAATTGGGTTTACAGTTCCATCAGGTAAAGACCTTGCTCAGGCATCTGGAGGAGCAATCAAAAAATATTGCATTGGCGTGGTTAACGGAAATGTAACAGGTCAGGCAGACGGATGGGCAATGATGGATAACAATACCTATGTAATGCGTTACGCAGAATTGCTGCTGATTCATGCAGAAGCAGTTTTAGCAGGAGGCGCAAGCACGTCAGATGCAGCGGCTTTGAGCTCAATCAATGCGGTAAGAAAAAGAGCCGGTTTAGCCGCTTTAACTTCAATTACTTTTGACGATATATTTTTAGAAAGAAGAAAAGAATTATGTTTTGAAGGAGATTATTGGTTTGATCTAGGGCGTATAGACAAAGCGAAAGCAATCGCAATCATGTCGGCGCAAAATAGAGGTGACAGATACGGAGAGCGCCACTATACGCCAGTTTATAGTGAAGATCACGCGACAAATGATTTCTATATGGACTATCCAGATAATGAAGTGGCTAAAAACCCCAAGTTATTGCAGGCTCCAGTTCCGTATACTTTTAAATAA